The bacterium genome includes the window CGCGGCAGCGACGTTCTGGATATCGCCGAGCACTTCGTGCGGTACTTCAATCGCGAGTTCAGCAAGAGCATTCGCGGGATTTCGCCGGACGCGCAGCAGCTTCTGCTTTCCTACGACTGGCCGGGCAACATCCGCGAGCTGCGCAACGCCATCGAGCGGGCAGTATTGATTGGCACTACCGAGGAGATTCAAGCGCACGATCTGGCGGTGAAGACGCGCTTCCGGCCGGCGATTTTCCCCGACGTTTTGTCCGAGACGCCGCCCACGCCGCCGGTGGCGGGACTCGACATTCGGGTTCCCCCGCACGGCGTGAACTTCGAGGAAGTGGAGAAGCAACTGATCCGCGTGGCGATGCGACACTGCAACAACAACGCTTCGGCGGCGGCGCGCTTCCTGCGCATGACCCGCGAAACGCTGCGCTACCGCTTGAAGAAATTCGGAATTCGTGAAGAAGCGGAGAAGTGACCGCATCGAGTCGGTCACGTAAAATCACAAGGCCGCTCCTCCGGGGAGCGGCCTTGTCGGCATGATGTCCAATCTCGCTGCGCGGGCGAGTCTATTTCAGCACCGGCAGTTTCTTTTCGTCATGGAAATGGCCCGTGCGGTTGGAATGGACGTACACGCCGGTTGCCATTCCACCGCCTTCGAACGTCAGCAAAACCGATCCCGTCCCACCCTCATAACGTGACACATCCCACGGTCCAGGAAATGGGGGACACTCCATTTCCGCCCTATTTCCTCTTCATCGCTCATCGTTCATCGCTTTCCTTCCACGTCCATTCCCCCGTCTCATCCGACAGCTCATAGCGGTCTTCATATTCTTTGCCGTGATGGGCAACGTAGTCAATCCCCTCAAGAAGCGTTTGAAACTCTTCCTCACTGACCGTCGGGCCGAGACTCACCCGCACCCAACCGGGTTTCTCGCCGATGTGTCCCTCGCGCAGACGGCAGCGAATTTCTTCGGAATGCTCCTCGTCAATGTGCAGCAGCAGATGACCGTAGGGTCCCGCACACATGCAGCCGCCGCGCACCTGTATCCCGAACAAATCATTCAGCAGCGCCGCCGCCAGATTGTGATGGACGTCGCGGATGATGAGCGAGATTATGCCGAGCCGCTTGGCTTCGGTCAGACCGAGAATGAGCAGCTTGGGATGACGCGTCCACTCTCGAAGCGCGCGAGAGAGATAATCCTGCTCGATGCGCTCGATCCGTTCCGCTCCGATCGCCGCCTTGAGATCGAAGGCGAGTCCCGCCTGAATCGCCTGCACGATCGGCGGAGTGCCGCCGGTTTCGCGCTGCTCGATGTCGGGAAGATAGCGATGATCCCACGGCGAAGTGTAGAGCACGGTTCCGCCGCCCGGCTCGGCGGGAACGCGATTGGTGAACAGCTTGCGATTCGCGAGCAGGAGTCCCGGGGCGCGCGGTCCGCCCAGAAACTTGTGAACCGAGAAAAAGATCGCGTCGAAGTAGCCGTCGGGATCGTCCGCCGGATGCATGTCAATATC containing:
- a CDS encoding aminotransferase class V-fold PLP-dependent enzyme; the protein is MTRIRDGVIGAGTLLRTPFGEKPLRYFDFIASGRFHHEVEDELNECVLPFMANTHTTSSATGRITTEYYENAFRRIGAYVNASKDDVVIPVGSGSTGAINRMITVLGLRIPDQLEDVRHCTQCIPRDARPVIFRSMMEHHSNDIAWRETIGETVYVDFDEQGRISADDLDAKLLQHRDRRWKIGTFSAASNVTGILNPCHDIARVLHRHGAWAFFDFAAAGPYVDIDMHPADDPDGYFDAIFFSVHKFLGGPRAPGLLLANRKLFTNRVPAEPGGGTVLYTSPWDHRYLPDIEQRETGGTPPIVQAIQAGLAFDLKAAIGAERIERIEQDYLSRALREWTRHPKLLILGLTEAKRLGIISLIIRDVHHNLAAALLNDLFGIQVRGGCMCAGPYGHLLLHIDEEHSEEIRCRLREGHIGEKPGWVRVSLGPTVSEEEFQTLLEGIDYVAHHGKEYEDRYELSDETGEWTWKESDER